The Spirosoma sp. SC4-14 DNA window CCTTGTCGGGTAAGTTCCGACCTGCACGAATGGTGTAACGATCTGGGCACTGTCTCAACCATGAGTTCGGTGAAATTGTAGTAGCGGTGAAGATGCCGCTTACCCGCCACGGGACGGAAAGACCCCGTGCACCTTTACTACAGCTTAACATGGGATGCTGGTCAGGCATGTGTAGGATAGGCGGGAGATTGCGAAGCGGTGTCGCCAGGCATCGTGGAATCAACCTTGAAATACCGCCCTTGGCTGACTGGCGTTCTAACCCTGTAAGGGGGACAGTGTTTGGTGGGTAGTTTGACTGGGGTGGTCACCTCCGAAAGGGTAACGGAGGTTTCCCAAGGTTGGCTCATGCCGGACGGTAATCGGCAGGGGAGTGCAATAGCAGAAGCCAGCTTGACAGTGAGGCATACAGGCCGATCTGGGACGAAAGTCGGGTATAGTGATCCGGTGGTTCCGCATGGAAGGGCCATCGCTCAAAGGATAAAAGGTACGCCGGGGATAACAGGCTGATCTCCCCCAAGAGCTCACATCGACGGGGAGGTTTGGCACCTCGATGTCGGCTCGTCACATCCTGGGGCTGGAGAAGGTTCCAAGGGTTCGGCTGTTCGCCGATTAAAGTGGCACGCGAGCTGGGTTCAGAACGTCGTGAGACAGTTCGGTCCCTATCTGTGGTGGGCGTGGGATGACTGAGGGGGTCTGTCCTTAGTACGAGAGGACCGGGATGGACCAACCGCTGGTGAATCGGTTGTTTGGCCGCAGGCACGGCCGAGTAACTACGTTGGGAACAGATAAGCGCTGAAGGCATCTAAGTGCGAAACTGGCCCCGAGATGAGTCATCCGGTATAAAGGGTTGTGGAAGACGACCACGTTGATAGGCGACAGGTGTAGGTGCAGAGATGCATAGAGCTGAGTCGTACTAATGAGCCCGGACGCGAGTATAATACAGCTTAGAGGAGTTATTGTGTGGATAGTGTTATCGAAGTTTCTCTCTGTGGGCTTAAAGACGAAAAGAAGTTGAGCGTATAAGCTCAAAAGAGTCAACAGGTTGGTGCTGTTAAGGCGGGTGAACACCTCTCCCATTTCGAACAGAGCCGTTAAGCCCCGTACTGCCGATGGTACTGCTGTCACAAGTGGGAGAGTAGGTAGGTGCCACCTGATGAATTGTTGAGAAAGCCCTCCCAAAGAGGGCTTTCTCTGTTTTAGGGGAATCCTAAATACTCCTAAAAAAAGTAGTGCGGCCATTAATAAGCTTTTGGGGCTTTGTAGATGAGTAGTTTCTGAGTTTTCCTAACTTAGCTACGTAGAGTCAACCCTGAAAACCAATGGCTATCTTCAAACTACAAATCAATGGTCGCAGCTATCAGGCCGATGTAGACCCCGATACCCCTTTACTGTGGGTATTGCGTGATTCGTTCGGGCTGGTTGGTACAAAGTATGGCTGCGGAATCGCACAATGCGGTGCCTGTACCGTTCATCTTGACGGCGAGGCTACTCGATCATGTGTTCTTCCTGTTTCATCTGTAGGAAAAAGTAAAGTGACAACCATCGAGGGGCTTTCCGAAAAGGGCGATCATCCTGTTCAGAAAGCCTGGGATGAAATCGATGTAGCACAATGTGGCTATTGCCAGGCAGGTCAGATCATGACGGCGGCATCCCTCCTGAAGCATACTCCCAAACCTACTCAAGCCCAGATCGATGATACAATGACTGGGAACATTTGTCGGTGCGGTACCTATCATCGCATTCGCGAAGCCGTAAAACGGGCATCAGAATATTCTGCATCTTCTAAACCTGCTAAAACCAAATAGCTATGCAGACTTTATCAAAGCCAGGTCGTAGAAATTTCCTGAAAATAGCAACGGCTGCCGGTGGAGGACTTCTGTTAGGCTTCAATTGGGCTGAAACGGAAGCGGCAACATCGGCAATTGTTGATATTGCTGCGGCAGAGAGCGTTGATTTTAACAGCTATCTCTCCATTAATCCGCAGGGCATTATCACTATTTTTTCGCCTAATCCTGAAGTTGGACAAGGTATAAAAACGGCTTTCCCAATCATCGTTGCCGAAGAGTTGGATGCCGACTGGAAAAAAGTTGTTGTTGAGCAGGCTCCTCTGGATACCAAGAAATTTGAGCGTCAGGTTGCCGGTGGTAGCGGCTCTATCCCACACTCCTGGCAGCGTTTGCGCAAAGCTGGAGCAACTGCCCGACAAATGTTGCTGGAAGCAGCAGCCAGGCGGTGGAATGTGCCGGTAGGGGAGTGTAAAGCCGAAAATGGATACGTATTGCATACTGCCAGCAACCGGAGAGCCGATTATGGCGAACTGGCAGCAGACGCCAGTAAGCTAGCTGTTCCGACCGATGTGAAACTGAAAAATACCAAAGACTTCAAGCTCATTGGTACTACGGTTAAGAATGTCGATAATGCGAAAATTCTTACGGGCAAACCCCTTTTCGGCCTCGACTTCTACCGTGATGGCATGTTGTTTGCCATGATTCAGCGACCGGGCTTTGGGTATAAACTAAAATCAGTCGACGATAAAGCCGCCAAAGCAATAGCTGGAATCGTTAATGTGCTAACCTTCGATAACAATGTAGCTGTTGTCGGGAAATCGACCTGGCAGGTCAAAAAAGCTAAAGACGCTTTGAAAATTGAATGGGAAAAGGCCGATGCACTGGAAAGTACAGCCGACCATAACCGACTGTTCAAAGAAATGCTGGATAGCTCAGAAGCGACCGTCCGACGGAAAGATGGCGATGTAGAAAGTGCTTTTAAAAGCGCGGCTAAGGTAGTTAAGGCCGAATACCAATGCCCATTCTTGCCACATAGCCCGTTGGAACCGATGAACTTCTTTGCGCATGTCCGCCCCGATGGTGTTGAGTTGGTTGGGCCAACGCAAACCCCTGAATTAGCCCGTAACGAAACGGCTAAACTGTTAGGAATATCGCCCGACAAGGTAACTGTGCAGCTAACCCGCATGGGGGGCGGTTTTGGACGTCGCTTAAAGGCCGATTATGTGGTCGAGGCTGTTCAGGTATCTAAACTAGTGAATGCCCCGGTTAAACTAATCTGGACTCGTGAAGACGATATGACTGGAGGTAGCTATCGACCGGCTGTCCGGTATCGGTTCGAAGCGGCTTTGGATGCACAGGGGAACATGATCGGCTATAAATTGCGCGGAGCCAGTATTAATGCCGGAAACGCCACACGCGAAGATAATTTCCCATCGGGGGCCGTAGATAACCTGCTGATCGATAGTGTCGATCATAAATCGCCAATTACGACTGGTCCCTGGCGAGCGCCCATCACAAACTTCCTGGCTTTTGCCGAACAATCGTTTCTTGATGAAGTAGCACAGGCAGCCGGTAAAGATCCAGTGCAATTCCGGCTCGAATTGCTCGATAAAGCCAAGCAGAAACCGATCGGTGCAATCAAATACGATATTGACCGGATGAAAGGCGTAATTGAGCTGGCCGCCGAAAAGTCAGGCTGGGGTAAAAAGAAAGGCCCCGACGGAAAGCTACTGGCGCAGGGGTTCAGCGTTTACTTCTCCCACCGCTCCTATGTGGCGCAGGTGGGCGAGGTTGTGATGCAAAAAGGAAAACCCGTTCTGCAAAAAGTCTATTCAGCTGCTGATTGTGGTATTGTTATTAATCAGAGTGGAGCCCAGCAGCAGGTTCGGGGTTGTGTTGTCGACGGAATTGGACATGCCATGTACGGTCATATAACGTTTAAGGACGGCATACCGGAGCAGAAAAATTTCAACGACTATCGGCTTATCCGCTTAAACGAAGTCCCTGAGGTTGAAGTCCATTTTGTACAGAATACCATTGAACCTACTGGCCTCGGCGAACCTTCGCTACCGCCAGCCGGAGGAGCAATTGCCAACGCACTGTTTAAAGCAACCGGCAAACGCCTTAGAAGCCAGCCTTTTGTTGAACAGGAAGAATTTAAAGGTGTTTCCTGACCAATCTGGTTTGAGAGAAAACGCAAAACCCGGTCGATGCCGGGTTTTGCGTTTTTAATTCATTTGTCGTTTACTGCATAGCCACCACACGGGCGGTTTGCTGAACTGGCTGCGTCGACACATTCAGGTGTTTGCGAATGCTGCCTTCGCTCGACCTTACCTCAAGCTCATACTCACCATCGGCTAGTTCGTCAACATTCAGTTTTACCGCATATTTCGACTCCTTTTTGCTAATGCCCTGACGGAATAGAATCTGGTTGTTCGCATTCCGAAGCAGTACAACTACTGGAACGTCGGATGTTTTACTGACAGCAAGCTGAATCTGGTTATTAACTGTTACAAAGGCGCTGGCATCGAAAGGAAGGGCTTTGGGTGTGGTTGGGTTTGCCAGCGTAGCGGCACTCATCAAAATCGAACCGGCCAATTTGCTCATTAGTGTTAACATGGTAGTATTTGTGTTTAGTGTTTGTTGTTTATCTGTTTGTCTTTACTAAGCCAAAGGTTGTGCCAATTGGATTTATTGTTGATTATCAG harbors:
- a CDS encoding (2Fe-2S)-binding protein, whose amino-acid sequence is MAIFKLQINGRSYQADVDPDTPLLWVLRDSFGLVGTKYGCGIAQCGACTVHLDGEATRSCVLPVSSVGKSKVTTIEGLSEKGDHPVQKAWDEIDVAQCGYCQAGQIMTAASLLKHTPKPTQAQIDDTMTGNICRCGTYHRIREAVKRASEYSASSKPAKTK
- a CDS encoding xanthine dehydrogenase family protein molybdopterin-binding subunit, which gives rise to MQTLSKPGRRNFLKIATAAGGGLLLGFNWAETEAATSAIVDIAAAESVDFNSYLSINPQGIITIFSPNPEVGQGIKTAFPIIVAEELDADWKKVVVEQAPLDTKKFERQVAGGSGSIPHSWQRLRKAGATARQMLLEAAARRWNVPVGECKAENGYVLHTASNRRADYGELAADASKLAVPTDVKLKNTKDFKLIGTTVKNVDNAKILTGKPLFGLDFYRDGMLFAMIQRPGFGYKLKSVDDKAAKAIAGIVNVLTFDNNVAVVGKSTWQVKKAKDALKIEWEKADALESTADHNRLFKEMLDSSEATVRRKDGDVESAFKSAAKVVKAEYQCPFLPHSPLEPMNFFAHVRPDGVELVGPTQTPELARNETAKLLGISPDKVTVQLTRMGGGFGRRLKADYVVEAVQVSKLVNAPVKLIWTREDDMTGGSYRPAVRYRFEAALDAQGNMIGYKLRGASINAGNATREDNFPSGAVDNLLIDSVDHKSPITTGPWRAPITNFLAFAEQSFLDEVAQAAGKDPVQFRLELLDKAKQKPIGAIKYDIDRMKGVIELAAEKSGWGKKKGPDGKLLAQGFSVYFSHRSYVAQVGEVVMQKGKPVLQKVYSAADCGIVINQSGAQQQVRGCVVDGIGHAMYGHITFKDGIPEQKNFNDYRLIRLNEVPEVEVHFVQNTIEPTGLGEPSLPPAGGAIANALFKATGKRLRSQPFVEQEEFKGVS